The sequence below is a genomic window from Patescibacteria group bacterium.
CGGCTAATTTACTAAAAATAGTACCTGAAAGTTTAAGAGAAAGAATTAAAAAAATGTTTATGAAAGAAAAGCCTAAGTTAACTGAGGAAGAAAGAAAAACACTTCGGCCCTATTTTAAAGAAGATATTTTAAAACTACAAAACTTAATAGGAAAAGATTTGTCAGACTGGCTCAAATAAGGTGAATAAATTTAAATAACATAAAAATGTTTTAAGTAAGCACTTTTGATGGTTTTAATTATTAAATTTAACCAAGGATTAATTAGATATTTTATTATTTAGAGAGTAGGGTAATAAATCATTATAATACCATTCCTCTTTTTATCTAGTTATCTAGAAAACCGCCATATGTCTGGGCACATTACCTATTTTATTTGACTTTTTAGCTAATTTATGCTATTATTAGACTAGCAAAACAAAAACAAAAAGACAATTAAATAAAAAAAATATTTTTAAGTCAATATTAATGATTAATAATAATATCTTCTATTAACTTAAATAGCCGCTTTTTTAAACTGCGGTTTTTTTATTAACTAAACTAAAAATAAATTTATGCCAAAATTTAATACGGAAACAGAAGTAAAAACATCAACTCCTGTTTCCCACAAAATCGCTGTTGGTATCATGATGATTGGAGCTTTATCCGCCGCTATGGGTATTGTTATGGGTTTGCCAGTTTTTAAAGAAAAGAAAGTGATTGGCGCCCAGGCCTTTAAACCACTTCAATTGACTGACGGAGTACCCAGCACCAATGAAATTAAGGATTCACGCTACGCCCAGTATCAGTTTTTGCGTGATAGTGTGGTTATGGCAACTTATAATTATTCTAATGACTCGGCTTTTCAAGAAAACAAAAATTTTAAAATTGGTGACAAAGATTCTCTTAATTCTTTTTTTATCAAAGAAGCATCAGCACAAACTACTTTTTCCATAGAAGATATTACTAATGGTTCATTTGAACCAGGAGATACTATTGACTCAAATAGCAAATCACCTTTGCAAGTTAAGATTACCCAGAGCGAAATTGACTCGGCTGAAATTCCCGCTATTACTTTTAGTTTAGTCACTGATATTGGTAATAAAACCCTTTGTTTACCCAGTAATACTATTAATCAAGGATCCGTAGTCAGTTATTATTTTGATGTGGACGGTACTCCTTATCTAGACAGTAATCTGAAAAATAAAGCCATGAATAGCACTTGCCAGGTAAATTCTATAGCTTATGATCCAACCACAATTAGTGAAATAAATTTTAATGAACCCTACCCAGAAAGCATTGCTGATAGTTTTGCTATTTATTTTATCCGCTACGATCAAAGTATGTTTGCCATGGCTGATAATACTTTTGTTAAAATGACACCTGATGATGAAATAGATTTTGTGGATGGTGGTAAAGCCCCTTTTACCTTAGGTCCTGGTTACTATGGAGCGCCAGAAGAAATTACCGTACCAGCCCGAATTTATACAGTTGATTCTAATTTAGGAACACAGACACTTTGTCTTCCAGAACAGACTATTACCGGCGAATGGAATGAGAATGATCAGAAATATTTAGGCAAAGGTACTCCTTACTACTACGACCAAAACGGCACGCCTTACACAGACGTACTTTTAACTAACATGGCTACTACCAAGCCTTGTCATGAATTATTAAAAGATAGTTTAACCCCTTACTATATTAGTGAGGCTTCTCTTAGTGATACTATAGATGAATATAGTAATATTAAATTTAAAAGAGATAACACTGAATTAGGAGTACTTTACATTAACAATAATCAATATTCTCGTAATTTTGATGATTCTCTAAATCCAGAAAGTAAATCACCTCTCTTACTGGCGATGGAAACCGCTAACTTGAGTGAAGACGTTACTTTTCCAGCCAGAACTATTACTTTAAAGAACGCTAATTACGATGAGACTGAATACACTAACACTCTTTGCTTTCCGGAAACCACTACCTCTAACGGAGAGACCATTAAGTACTACTACGACCAAAACGGCACGCCTTACACAGACGTACTTTTAACTAACATGGCTACCACTAAGCCTTGTCATGAATTATTAAAAGATAGTTTAACCCCTTACTATATTAGTGAGGCTTCTCTTAGTGATACTATAGATGAATATAGTAATATTAAATTTAAAAGAGATAACACTGAATTAGGAGTACTTTACATTAACAATAATCAATATTCTCGTAATTTTGATGATTCTCTAAATCCAGAAAGTAAATCACCTCTCTTACTGGCGATGGAAACCGCTAACTTGAGTGAAGACGTTACTTTTCCAGCCAGAACTATTACTTTAAAGAACGCTAATTACGATGAGACTGAATACACTAACACTCTTTGCTTTCCGGAAACCACTACCTCTAACGGAGAGACCATTAAGTACTACTACGACCAAAACGGCACGCCTTACACAGACGTACTTTTAACTAACATGGCTACTACCAAGCCTTGTCATGAATTACTGGCTAATGTTTTTAAACCTGAAGGAATTAATGAGGCCAGATTGGATGAAATTGTTTCTACGCCGACTAAAATTAAGTTTATCAGAGAAAATACGGTATTAAATTATTTATGGTCACACCAAGATCCCAGTTTCCAAGATCCCGATTTTGAAGATTTAGAAACAGTATCCGGAGGTAGTTCTCCGCTTATGTTAAAACTTTCTTCTTTATTAGCTCAAACTTTTCCTGAGAGATTAGTTCAAATTAAAGCCCTTGAAAATAATAAAGAATATACAAAAACGCTATGCATACCAGAAACAGAAATCACGGAAAATGGTACAAAAGAATATTTCTATGATAATAATGGAAGCCTCTATGCTTATACTGACGCCCTACTAACCAATCGGATCATTTGTGATACCTGTATACATAATCCACCGGAAGTAAGCATTTCCCCTTTAACGAAATCGGGTTACGCTGGAGATAGTTTCAGTTACAGTATTAGTGTAACCAATCCAAATAATCCAGAAATTTGCCCCCGTTCAGAAATATATACTTTTTATTTGCAAGAGCCGGCTGGTTGGGAAGCTAATTATGATTTAGACACTTTATATGATCCACCGGCTTTGAGAGTTGAACCGGGAGAAACAAAAGAAATATCAATGACTTTAATTAGTCCTGACAATATTTCATCTGGAGATTATGAAGTTCGTGTAAACTTAACCAACTGGGTTGCTATTAGTGGATCTGGTTATGCTGAGGTTACTATTTCGCCGACTCCAAAGAATTCTGATGACAAGGAAATTATGGTAGAATGATAAAATTAATTTCACCCTTGACAAAAATAAATTAATAAGCTAGACTGGGGCTATTAATTAGTAAGTATCCCAATAATTGATTTGAAAAAAATTTAACTTTAGCGGGGTACATAAGAAAGTTCATCAAATTATGAACGATCAACAAGGCTTTGGGCAAAGACAAATGCACCAGGGCAAATGGACCTGCTCAGAATGCGGAACCGAGATTACCGAGCTTCCTTTTGAGCCGGATGGTCAACGCCCGATTTATTGTCGGCAATGCCATCAGAAACGTCGCCAAAATAGAGGCGGCGGACGCGGACAGTTTTAAGAAAGTGATTTTTTAAACGTCAAATATAAGTCCAAAAGTAAAAAACTCCTTTAGTAATTTAAGGGAGTTTTTTTGTATTAAAATTATTAAGGTTTTTGAAGAGGAGGCATTTTTTTATGGAGATACTGATCTCGAGGGGCTTTAAGCTGCCAAACAACTATCAGGCTTAAGAAAAGAATTATAGAAAGAATAATAAAAATGTATTCAATTATTAGAAGATTTAATACAATAATACCAATAAGAGAACCAAAAAGAAATCCCAAAGGCTTCAGATTGCGGAAAAAATTTATATAATCAATGTCTTCGACATCTACACATTTGAAAAAGTAAGACTCTCTCATTGACTGGACCAAAGCCGCTCCGCTGCGGCTTAGAAAAAGTATTAAAGCCCATATTATAGGATTAGCCTGACCGGTAAAAAAGAAAAGTAAAGTTGAAACAGAAAGAATTAAAAATCCGAAAAAAATCATTTTTCTTTCTCCTTGCCGGCGATCGGCAAAAATACCGGCTGGTATCTGAAATATAACAAAGGGTAAAAGCATAAAAGTAAAGATGGCGCCAATAACAGTCCAGCTATAGCCCAGATTTTGTGAAAGATATAGGGGCATATAAATAGTGACCACAGAAAAGAAAATTTCTAATACAAAAGAAATAAAAAATATGTCTTTAAGCCGGCTGTTTTTTAAAATTGTCTTTAGAGTTTTTAATGAATGATGGTGATCGTAATGTACCTTTCTGGTGAAGAGAACTTTTTTTTGAGAAAAAATGATAATAAACATAGCCATCAGAAAGAAAATAGTGATTTTATAAATTAAACGGTAATTATCAGAGCCCATAATATAACCGACAATTATTGGCGAAATAACCCAGGCTGAATCAAGTATAGTAAAATAAATACTGCGTACCCGACCTGTATTTCTATTAGAAGTAAAACGTTCAAGAAATATGTCTAAGCTGGTGGTTAAAAGACAGACACAGGCATAAATAACAGTAAAGGAAATAAAAGCTACGATTTTAGATTGAGTGTTGATAAGTATAAATATTGAACCAATTTCTATTATTAGAATAACTAGAGAAAAAACAAAATTAGTGAAACGTTTTATTATTAACGGCACTAAATTCATCAAAAGCAAAGTTAGACCGGCGCCGGCCATAAAGAAAAAGCCGACATTTTCGGCTTTAGCAAATTCTTCCAAAAAAGAGGATCTAATATAAGCGGGAAAAGCAGCTGAAAGGGCTAGGAAGAAAACTAAAAAATATATAATTTTTTTATTTTTGTTTTTCATTTATCAAAAATGTTTTATGGGGTGATGGTATAAGTATTAACGGTTACACTTTGCATTTTATCATCAAAATTATTGGGATCTTTTTCATAGACATACCAAGTGTAAGGAGAAGTATTTTCATTTATCTGGTTGGCTTGGGCCCCAGTTATTTTCATAGTGTAATAATATTTTTTTGTATTTAAACCTTTTTCTAAAGCTTTTTGGTATATTTCAGTAGAAGAATTTTTTTCCTTTAAGGCGTTTAAATTTATAATCTGACTTTCAAGTTTTGTCGAAAGAGAATCTCCTTCTCCATAAGATTCTCCCAGCGATATTTTTCCAGAAGTCCAGTCAGACATAACTACTTGATTTTTTGAAGGTGAATAAAGACGAGCTATCCAACTTATAAATTTACCCTCTTTATAACCATTAAAAATTCTCTGATTATTGACATAGATAGAATTAACATCACTAGTAAGCTGATGAATTTCGGCGTCTTTAGACCATTCTTCTTTAGCTTTTTCCAGAATTTCTTTAACAGCTTTTTGACTGCTGGCCAACTCATTATCTTCAGATGTTTTTGTAGAAGTAGTATTAGTGCAACCAGGGAGTATTAAAAGGCAGAAAATAAGCAAAAAAGCGCTGATTATTAGGCTGGAATATTTTTTCTTGCTAGTCATATATTTAATATTATTTATTATTCTTTACCTTTTATATAATAACATATTTTAAAATATTAAAAAAGATGTAGCCTAGTTAATACCTGTCGCTAACATTTGGTATAATCAAGGGTAATAGGTGTTAACTATTAAATAGAAAGTAGAAAGGTCTCCTATGTTAGTTAAATATTTCAAAGAATTAAGATTTAAGGAGTATTTATGGGCAGAAAAGCATGATTTAAAGATATTTGTCAGTTGTTTGGTATTTCAAAAAAAAGTCTATTATTATTGGTGTTTCCCTAAATCATGAAAAAACTATCTTAATAGCGTTTTTCTAAACCATATTCTAATATTAAATTAACTCCTAAAGTTAAAATTTATTGAGCCGGAAAAACTAAAAACTAATTATGGTTTTTTAAAAATAAAAATAAATAGTAAATAAAAGACGGGGATATATCATCATTAGATATTGACTATATAATTCCTTGCTATTTATATTTTTTTTGACAACTGATCGCATAAAAAAGAATACCAATTATAACAAAAGGAAATCCAGAAATTAAAACCGCAAAAAGATGATTATGTCCGGCCATAAAATAAGCAAAAATAGAATGAATTATACCACCACTAATAAGAATAATACTACCAAGCTTTTCTTTTCGCCAAGCAACCATAAAACCAATAGTGGTGATAATTACTAATAAGTTAATAATTAATGATTCGCCGGTGAAACTTTCAAAATCAGAGAAAGCATAGCCTAGAGATATTATCAACCAGAAAAGAACTATAATTAAGCCAAGAGTACGGGCTAGCCAACGAATTATTTTAATACTTTTATTATTCATATATTTAGTATAGCAGAAATAAATTTAAAATGGTAAATAATAGTATAAATCTTATTCAGTACCGAGATTATTTTTGATAAAAAATAATAATATAATAAAAAATAACTTAATTATTAATTAGGTTGCTTTTTTATTTATTAAATATTTATTCGTATCTCAAAGCGTCAATCGGATCGAGCCGGGAAGCGCGAATAGCCGGAGCCACGCCAAAGAAAATACCGACCAAAGCAGTAAAAGCATAGGCCAAAAGGACTGATTGTAAATTAATCTCTGGGGATAGACCGAATTGGACCTCCATAATGCCAGCGCCCAAGAAAGCCAGACCGACTCCAATAGTACCGCCCAAAAAAGTTAGAAACATGGCTTCGACCAAGAATTGGACTAGAATATCACTGCCGGAAGCACCAATCGCTTTACGTAGTCCTATTTCCCGGGTTCTTTCGGTCACTGAAACCAACATAATATTCATGACGCCAATACCGCCAACCAAAAGCGAAATAGCGGCAATACCCCCCAGCATGGCAGTAATCACTCCCAAGACCTGGTCAAACATATCCAAAATTTCTTCCTGAGTGGTAATCGAAAAATCTTCCACTCCTTCATGAGCTTGCAGTAAGGACTGGCGGATATCTTCTTTGATCGTGTCAACATTGTCCACGTTTTTTACGATCACTACTATCTGGGTAATATTAATGGAAGCGCTAATTTTTTCCACGGCGGTCATCGGTATAAAAATCATATTAGTCATGTTAGAGTTTCCAAAAAGATCTTCTGATTCAACTGACTCTTGAGCGCCGATTATTTCAAAGCTCTCTTTGCCAATGTAAATAGTTTGGCCAATAATATCTTGGACTGATTTGTCTGGGAAAAGATTTTCGGTGGCTCCTGATTGGAGAGTAGCCACTGATGAGGAGTCATCATATTCTTGCTGGTTAAACATTCGGCCAGCGTGTTCGCCGGTGGCCATCTCTGAATTTTCAAAGGCCTTTTCCAAATCAGCGGTAGTACCAACAGCAATAACCCGATCTCTGGATTGTTCAATTAAGTTTTGTTCAGAACCGGTGTTAGCTGAGTATTGATTGGCCGGCACTGTTGGTGGAGTACTGGAAATTGGCAAAGGCACCACTACCATCGGTACCGTGTATTGAATACCTTCAACCTTTTTTATAACTTCTAAGTCTTCTTCAGAAAAAGTGCCGGAGCTTGACAAGGGCCCGCCGCCAATAGAGCCAGGCATTACCATAAGAAGATTTGAACCTAGGTCTTCTATTTGTCCGGTGACTTCGCTTTTGACTCCCTGACCGATGCCGATTAGCAAAACAATGGAAAAAACACCAATAATGACCCCGAGCATAGTCAAAAATGAACGGGTCTTTTTGGCCCAAATAGCCTTGATAGCCAATTTAATATTTTCTAAAAATTTATACATATATTTATTAGACTATCTGTCCGTCTTTTATTTTAATTATTTTTTGAGCTTGACTAGCAATTTCTTTATCATGAGTAACAATTAAAATGGTAGTGCCCTGCTGGTTTAGTTCTTCTAGAATATTCATTATTTGCTGGCCGCTTTTTGAGTCCAAATTACCGGTGGGCTCATCAGCTAAAATAATAGCCGGATCATTAACTAGAGCGCGGGCAATAGCCACTCGCTGCAGTTCCCCGCCGGATAGCATGTTTGGCTTATGCCTAACCTTGTCGCCCAAACCGACTTTTTCCATCATTTTTTTAGCCTTAGCTCTTCTTTCCTGGGGTCTGATGCCACGATAAACCAAAGGCAGTTCTACGTTGCTAACAGCTGGCATGCGGGGAAGGATATTAAAGTTTTGAAAAATAAAACCGATTTTATTACGCCGTATTTTTACTAATTGAGCCTTGCCCAAATTTTCTATTTCCTTTTCTTCAAATTTATAAACTCCCGAAGTAGGCTTGTCCAGACAGCCGATAATATTCATCAAAGTGGATTTACCAGAACCGGAAACACCCATCACCGCCAGCATTTCGCCTTTGGCCACTTTTAAAGAAACCCCGTTTAAAGCGGCAAATTGATTGGATTTTCTTTCAAAATATAATTTTTTGATGTTTTCTAGTTCTATTAAAGACATTTTTTTTATCTATTATTTGAATATTATAACACAAGATTACCGATAATAACAAATTAATAGTTCTATCTAGATTAGCTAAAAAACATCTCTTTCTTTTGAGATGTTTTTAATAATAATTTATAGATTAATTTAAATTTTTCTAAATCCTTATTTGATTTTATAATTATTATTTTTTTATTATTGTATTTTTCGAATAATTTTAATACATTTGTTTTTCTTGTTTTCGGATAATCCCAAAGAATCCATTTAATCATTTGAAAATCTATTTTTTTCTTTTTTTAGCCTTAGCCTCCAGCATCTTTCTTTTAATCTCCAGCTTTTTTTGTTTTGTGGGATTTAGATTTTTGGCGTCGGCCAACAGGGTGGGCTCAGTTCTTATTTAATTGTTTATTATATAATTAATCGCTAATATATTTTAATAATTACCAGTTTTTACATTGTCTTTTTAACTCTTTTGTAGCATAAGAATCATCAGGGATTAAATCACATATAGAACGGTCATTATTGTAAATGGCAACTCTACTATAACATCTTAATACTTCAAAAGTTCTATCAATTTTGTCACAAACACTTATGTCATGTCTTTTCCCGGCTATACCTGTGTAGCATTCATTTTGAGATGTTTTATTACTTATTGATTGAGATTCTTTAGTTATAAGATTACAAATAGATAAGTCATCTTTTCTTATTGCAATTCTAATTAAACATTGATTTTTATCCCAATCTACCGTATACGTTGAACAGGAATCAACGTTTTCAGAAGATTCAATAAAAAAACTTCCTAATATAATTGCAGCGATTATTATTGTAAATGTCCCCACACTTATTTTTACTTTTCTTTTTTTCCCTTCATTATTTAATCTAGCAATGTATCCAATAAAAAAAACCAGCGCAATATTAATTAAATAGGGTATTATTACCAATAATAAATTTGATATGGGAGAATGTGTTGTGCCAGTAAAAAAAGGAAAAGCATTTGGAATTAAATAAATAAATAAAATTCCAGGCATAAGTAATAATATGATGATGCCTGCAAAATAAAAAATTAACCAATTATTTGATATTTCTAATAAGACATATGATAATATGGCTAAAGCAGTGAAAATTGTTATAAAAATTAACTCAATTTTTCTACCTTTATTCATATTTCTATTTTATAATAAAATTACCCATTTTGTGAAGATGGTGTCT
It includes:
- a CDS encoding CxxC-x17-CxxC domain-containing protein, which gives rise to MHQGKWTCSECGTEITELPFEPDGQRPIYCRQCHQKRRQNRGGGRGQF
- a CDS encoding MFS transporter; translation: MKNKNKKIIYFLVFFLALSAAFPAYIRSSFLEEFAKAENVGFFFMAGAGLTLLLMNLVPLIIKRFTNFVFSLVILIIEIGSIFILINTQSKIVAFISFTVIYACVCLLTTSLDIFLERFTSNRNTGRVRSIYFTILDSAWVISPIIVGYIMGSDNYRLIYKITIFFLMAMFIIIFSQKKVLFTRKVHYDHHHSLKTLKTILKNSRLKDIFFISFVLEIFFSVVTIYMPLYLSQNLGYSWTVIGAIFTFMLLPFVIFQIPAGIFADRRQGERKMIFFGFLILSVSTLLFFFTGQANPIIWALILFLSRSGAALVQSMRESYFFKCVDVEDIDYINFFRNLKPLGFLFGSLIGIIVLNLLIIEYIFIILSIILFLSLIVVWQLKAPRDQYLHKKMPPLQKP
- a CDS encoding ABC transporter permease, which translates into the protein MYKFLENIKLAIKAIWAKKTRSFLTMLGVIIGVFSIVLLIGIGQGVKSEVTGQIEDLGSNLLMVMPGSIGGGPLSSSGTFSEEDLEVIKKVEGIQYTVPMVVVPLPISSTPPTVPANQYSANTGSEQNLIEQSRDRVIAVGTTADLEKAFENSEMATGEHAGRMFNQQEYDDSSSVATLQSGATENLFPDKSVQDIIGQTIYIGKESFEIIGAQESVESEDLFGNSNMTNMIFIPMTAVEKISASINITQIVVIVKNVDNVDTIKEDIRQSLLQAHEGVEDFSITTQEEILDMFDQVLGVITAMLGGIAAISLLVGGIGVMNIMLVSVTERTREIGLRKAIGASGSDILVQFLVEAMFLTFLGGTIGVGLAFLGAGIMEVQFGLSPEINLQSVLLAYAFTALVGIFFGVAPAIRASRLDPIDALRYE
- a CDS encoding ABC transporter ATP-binding protein — translated: MSLIELENIKKLYFERKSNQFAALNGVSLKVAKGEMLAVMGVSGSGKSTLMNIIGCLDKPTSGVYKFEEKEIENLGKAQLVKIRRNKIGFIFQNFNILPRMPAVSNVELPLVYRGIRPQERRAKAKKMMEKVGLGDKVRHKPNMLSGGELQRVAIARALVNDPAIILADEPTGNLDSKSGQQIMNILEELNQQGTTILIVTHDKEIASQAQKIIKIKDGQIV